The Proteiniphilum propionicum genome contains the following window.
TATTAAACCTCTCCCGGCCGATGTAATTGTCGAAATAATCATCCGAAATACGAAGAATACTTTTTTCGGGATGAGGTAGCAGTCCGTTGTGAGGAACCTCCACAAAAATGCGTCTGTTTTTGACAACCACGGCTATATCGCTTTTACTGGAATGATTAAATACAACTATTTTTGGAGAAGGCATAGACATAATGTTGTGCGTTATGGTAAGTTGAAATAATAAAATAGCAGAAAGTGATATTATGAGATTTCCAGGCCGTTTTGAATAGAGAAATTGGGTAAAGGTAAAGATAATAAACGTGAGCACTATAAGTTGGAATAGTGTAATGTGAATATCCGATATTTGCGCAAAAGGGATTGATTCAGAAATATATACAATTTTTAATGTTGCTTCGGCAAGTATCTTCACAATCCATTGAAAAAAATTATATGAATGTTCCAGTATATCAGACTGCAGGAAATTGAGTGCTCCCATTGCAGCAAGTGGAAGGGTTCCATAGATAATTAATCCAATCATTGGTATTACCAGAATGTTAGTTATAAAGAAATATGTTGGGAATGTCCCGAAATAGTAAAGGACCAGAGGGAAAACGCCCAGTTGTGCCGATACTGACACAGTTAGCAACTCCCATATATATGTTGCCACTCTGTTTGCAGGACGATAAAGACTATTTATCTTAGGATTAAAATAAAGGATAGCAAAAACTGCTCCGAAGCTCATCTGAAAACTAATATCGAAAATGAAGAATGGACGGAAAATAAGTATGAGAAAAGCAGCTGCAGCCAGTGTGTTGTATGTAAATCCCCTTCCCTTACTGATTCTTCCAAGGCAGTATATAGTGAGCATTATTGCAGCACGTATTACCGAAGCAGACATCCCGGCAATGAACGCATATCCCCAAAGTAAAAGTATTACCAGCCATTGCCTTATGTTAAAACTTTTTCCTGTTTTGCCAAGAAAAGCAAACATAGTATTGATAATAATATATATAATACCTACATGCAATCCGCTAACGGCCAATACATGCGAAGTTCCTGATGCCCTGAACGCCTCCTTCATATCATCGGTCAGGTATGCTTTATAACCAAGAGTAATTGCTGACAATAAAGCGTATGCATCTCTGTCGAGGTTGAATCTGAGGTAAAAATCAAGTGCTTTGGCACGGAGATTCTGGGAAAGAATTGGAATTGAGAATGATTTTCTACCTGTTGCACGCCAGCTGCCGGCAGTAACAAATCCAAATCCGGCAAAACCCTTTATTTTCATGAACCTAGAATAGTCGAAGTCGTCAGGGTTGCCAAAATTCCGGAAAGGTTGTAACTGTGTGGCAAAAACAATTTCGTCACCCGGTTTCAGAGACATTGCCTCATCTGTTTTTTCCAGGTAAAGAATAATTTTCCTCATAGTAGGAGATGCTGTTTTCATGTTTATTGCTATGGATCGGGGTTTATTTTCTGGAATATCCTGTACAATGCCAATATAGCTCAGCTCGCCATTGGAAAAGGTAAATCTGGTTTGATGTTCCTGCTCATCATACTGGTGTATTGAAAGGGCAAACAAAAAGAGAAATACCCCAGCGCCAAAAAGCCATCTGAGTCTGAAATTATACTTTTTTGTGCGGTAAGAGAACAGCATCAGGGATAATCCAGTCAAGCCAGTTAGAGGAGTTAAGAGTACTATCCACGGAAATATTGAACATGCCGCAATACCTATTATAACGGGAATCAATAGACGAAAGAAGGGTGTTTTTCCAATCAGTACCTT
Protein-coding sequences here:
- a CDS encoding ComEC/Rec2 family competence protein, which produces MKVLIGKTPFFRLLIPVIIGIAACSIFPWIVLLTPLTGLTGLSLMLFSYRTKKYNFRLRWLFGAGVFLFLFALSIHQYDEQEHQTRFTFSNGELSYIGIVQDIPENKPRSIAINMKTASPTMRKIILYLEKTDEAMSLKPGDEIVFATQLQPFRNFGNPDDFDYSRFMKIKGFAGFGFVTAGSWRATGRKSFSIPILSQNLRAKALDFYLRFNLDRDAYALLSAITLGYKAYLTDDMKEAFRASGTSHVLAVSGLHVGIIYIIINTMFAFLGKTGKSFNIRQWLVILLLWGYAFIAGMSASVIRAAIMLTIYCLGRISKGRGFTYNTLAAAAFLILIFRPFFIFDISFQMSFGAVFAILYFNPKINSLYRPANRVATYIWELLTVSVSAQLGVFPLVLYYFGTFPTYFFITNILVIPMIGLIIYGTLPLAAMGALNFLQSDILEHSYNFFQWIVKILAEATLKIVYISESIPFAQISDIHITLFQLIVLTFIIFTFTQFLYSKRPGNLIISLSAILLFQLTITHNIMSMPSPKIVVFNHSSKSDIAVVVKNRRIFVEVPHNGLLPHPEKSILRISDDYFDNYIGRERFNTDILILSQKRYFNIEQIHNIFNPSTIVLDSSLPRFTAKKMEMECIRLGIKVHDVAQNGAFSVNF